Part of the Amblyomma americanum isolate KBUSLIRL-KWMA chromosome 7, ASM5285725v1, whole genome shotgun sequence genome, CTCTCTTCTTGGTGCGAGGAGCGGGAACTAGTGGAGCTTGACTTGCAGTTTCCTTCGGGGCGCAACCTCCCAGCTGTGATGGTCCTCTTTCTCACCACCAGCCACCGTGGTGGTGAACGGGGGCGTGCAGACCAGCGTGCCAGCCGTGGTGGTCGTAGTGTGCGTGCTCGTAGTGGGAGTGGTGGCTGGAAGAAGGCGTAGAACAAGAAGTACTCAACTTTATGTACGCGATCACTACAACCGGTGAAATCATATTGGGGGGAAGCGGGGAGGGGAGACAAGGCGGGAGGAAACGATGCTTTGTATACTTCTCACTGTGGCATGTTGTTGCCAAGGCAACACGGCACACCCGCATCCAATGTCTGTGTTCTACTTAAGGATGAGTACTGTCAGTTTGGATCGCACATTCTAGTTGATACCGACTAAAAGAtacctgttttagaccataacTCCGGACGAAGTGAGTGCTGTCTTTTTTGTACGCTGTTGGTGATCAAAGTTTCGTAAGAAGCCTGCGTATTTGGCTTGGAATGCGATGTCATGGCTGTATAAGTATTGGCTGCCTTGTAGCGAACGAGGGCGGGATGGCCAAAGTCCTTAGCCTCGTGTGGCGTGCAGCGACGTACAGATTTACTCCGATAACAACACTTCCTCAGGATAGACCTCTTATGACTGGATTGTCGCATTAGCATTGGTACTTTTGCTCATATCTACACTTATCTCCTTCAGGATGAACTCAATAGACCGCAGTTTTTCCTCTTTGCGAACCTTTTGTTTGGTGGAAGCAACCGGTCGACGCGTGTTGCATATGATAAGGAGGATGGACGAGTATTTGGAGTGGCTGCGTTGTTACGCAGTCCAAGTAGCGAACGAACGAATGGCAAGAAATATGCTACTTCGAGATACTGTCCAATCAGGTAATAATCCTGTTAGTTACGCTTGTAGCTTCGCCTTTAAGCGTAAACGCGCGACATCTTGCGATTAGGCTTGGCTCTATTCGGACTAACGCTTGACGATATCCGGACACCCAGCGTTtgttattggtgcacgtttggcACTCAGGGTATCCTGCTCTGACTTCCTACCTTCTTGTCAGTATGCGAAGCTTTCTAGGGAGCGGGCACTCGAGATAACAGTTTGGCCTTCGTCTTCTCTCTAGCACTATCTCTGTCTTCCGTTACCGTCTCCGAGCTACGGCGCTGAGACGTTTTCCCAGCAAACAAATTGCTGTTTGATGCCCTCGGGGGAAGTCTTTTCAGTGTGCCCTCTTGCACTGCGAGAGGCTTCGTGGACACTCCGGTTGTTGGGCTTCGCTCTATGTTCGCTATCTGTGCACGCACggctggaaaaaaaaaggggcCCTACGAGAGGCGCGCAGGTCGCGCATACGGGACGTCCGGAGGGGCTGTCCGCAAAGCTTTCACGAAGCCCTGTCGTTATCGCTGTCGTTTTCTGTCGCGCAGCGTTGCCTTGATGGCTCGCCATAGCTGATAGCTATTTGAGGCGTGTAATCTATAAAGGTGGTGTGGAAGTCCTGCACTGGCAATGCTGACCCGTATCAATTCCGCTTCTGTAATCAGCCGCAAGGACGGCCAGTTTGTTCAGACCAGAGCAATTTTCGATACATTGCGGCCTAAGATGGTTGACAAACGGTGGTAGCAGAGTCGTTTTTCTGCTCCGAATTTAAATCAGTTCCCTGAGGCTGATATTTTTTAGCACTGAATCAGGCTAATGAACGGTGCGAAAGTAATGATGGCACTTTGATTGGCGATCCACTGCTGTGTCAACGTAGGTAGACGTTCATAGTGTCATTATGTATTAGGCTGTTCCTCTCGCGGCATAAGGTACAGATGGTAAATCTTCTTGGGCTTGCGCGCAagtgaacacttttttttttctgcgcacgcCGTGTTTCCGTAATCACCATGACTTCTATTTGCTTGCATCCGCTATGTCCCAGGCGCAACGCCTTAACAAACCGCACAGTATCACTGTCCGCCGGCGAATTGACAGCTCCAAAAACCGTTGTTGAGATGAAGCGCTTACCCGATCGGGATTGGGATGGGGATGATCCTTGGGGCCAGGGCGGCGCCGATGAGGCCGTACTTGGCCAGCTTCTTGAGCTTGCTGGCCTGCGCCTCTTGCGTCACAAGGGCGACGACCAACGCCAGGCAGAGAAAGGTGAATGCTACTCGGCGGCTGCACATCTTGACTGTAGGTGGCTGCGGCGGCTACGGTTGCTGCGTGTACAAGGGGATGCAGGAATGAATACCTACTTACAACTTTATTATTAGGTCCCGCGTTTATCGCGTTCCTAGGTGAGATGCTAGTTGAAAACAGCGACTTTATCTCCTTTTAGCAGTGATTGGCCTTGAGGTGTCCTCGTGATAAAAGGAATAAATCAAAACGGATCGAATTATCAGTGACTTGTCGGAACTAGCATTCATTAGCGCGGCGTTATTCGAAAAAGGAAACAGGTAAAATTTGTAATTGTACAAGAGGTAGGCAGGAATCTTCCGGCTAACTTGCTGCACTTTACCGACTGCGAGCTAACACCGACAAGCCCAGACAAATCGCAGCGGCTGGCATCGCTCTATGTCGCTTTTAGATGTTTGTAAAATAATGACCCTCCTGCTCGAGCATCAACTAATATCTGTCTTAAACAAGAAACAGCTAGTAACGTTATCGTCCACACCAGGACCCCTATACTCCGACTCTGGAAGACGCAGTTTCGCCCTGTATCCGGGCTATCCACCAGGGGCTCGTCTACGTCGCGTCGCCTGTCACCGGCGGGCCGATGCAGTCATCGGTGCTCGTAAGATCCGTGGCGCACCTCACGTCCGACTCACCGGTGTGCTGCTGGTTGCTTTCTTGGGCGCTGGGAGGCTGTGTGCCATGCTGGCGGCCCGCGCGCCCTTTTATAGCGGCACGCGACGGCGGGAGAGCGTGCGAGCTGGAAGGGTGGTCGTCGGGGGTGGCACCGGATCCAACGTTGCGGAACCGATGCGCGCGTATACCGGGCGGGCCGCGCTTTTTTCGATCACTCATGTTAATCAGTTTCCAACCTACATTTCtctttcggcagcagcagctcagGCGTCGTCCGTCGCCGCTTCGGCTCCCATGAAAGCGACGCTCGAAGACAGGAAGAAGATTTTTCCGAGCGACCCTTAAAGAGGAAAGCGCGTCCCAACCGTGACGGCACCACCGCTCTTGCGAAGTACGGAGGGGCTCCGGGGCAGTTCCTCGTGGGGGCGGCACTCCCCCCCACTTCGAGAGCGCACGCCGCAGTGGCTGCTTAGAAGGACTTTAGCATGCGACTCGGTCGCTGCTCTCCTAAGGACACGTGCAGAACCTGTGCGCGTCACTTCAGCATTGCCCCACAACTATAACGTCTGGATACTGAGTTCAGTTCGCACTATGAAATGAGTGGCCAGTTCACCGTTTCGCCGACTGtgtgtcggatacaactcaagaacaaagcggcttttctccGACAAAGGACCCCCTTAATTCCAACCAGTGGCGTCGGCGATTCTCGtggacctgctagcgtgacagtgcagAGAGCGGCGCGACAGTGCAGAGAGGGGACTATACCCCGACCATGGAGCGCGGGGACTATTCCCTTTCATgggccactccctgcattgtcacgctagcaggctcatgagaatcggccgacgccattggctggaagcgggtcctttgacggggaaaagccgctttgttctcgagttgtatccgactataggtgTCTATACTGGCAGCTTGTGCACACACTACTGTGCTCAATGTTACGTTCAACACTAATTCACTATGTGGTAGGGCCCGAGCACACGGCACGGCTGAAGAGCTACGAATATATAGTTTCCGGCTGGAAAAGTAGGATGTCCTTGCTGTGTCTTCCGCATATCGTGTCTGTTGTGTCACGAAGCGGTGCGCTGCAGCAGAGGGAATACACAAAGGGCAAGTGTTTCTACCAGGGCTTGTCCTATATTCTCTGCGTTCGCGTATTTCGCGCTGGTGGTTCAACATTTAGGGCTTCAAAATGCTTCGTCCGGTCATAAGGACAGCTCAGGTTTATTGACCTGCGGCACCCGAGTCCAAGCCCGCTTGGGAGGGACTGAGAAAGAGCATTGCTGTCGAAGCCAAATTCGGCGCCTCTCCCGAAAAGATAATTATTGTAGGCTTCCTGCAGACCACGCTGATATATTGCGCTGGGGTGTCCCTCCGGCAGAGTAGGAGACCCTTTGAAACTTTTGTGAGTTTTGCCTGCTGGTTTAGGAGCACGTTCATAGCTTGTCAGTGCTGTCCGGTTGGGACTAAGGGACTTTCGATGTGGATTAACGCATATACCAGTAGACTTTAGCTGTTCTCagcaacgagaaaaaaaaacaatgaccaTGTTCGCAGTTCTTTCCGCCTAAATGATTTTGTTCTGGCGACACTTTAGGCATTCTTAGGGACTTAGGGACCTGCGCGCATTACTTGGCTTCCTTCGGTGCAGTTTCCGATGTGTCCCCATGCAGGACAATGTGTTTTAACGCGGCGTTAGTTTATTACAGTGCGTCGCTCATACCACGTGTCACACAAAGAGAGCTGCGCGAAATATCTTGCTGACAAACGGTTCCGAAATCAACACTGAAGGGTGCGATAGGCTTCGCAGTATAAGCACAAAGTTACGCAACGTGTGTAGTAGCAACCATGCGTGTGACAGAAgaaggaatgaaaaataataagggACATAGTTGCAGAAGTACAAAACAGTAAAAAACACTTAGCTTTTTTACCCGTGAGTATATCCTATAAGGCCCTCAGAGTACGCCAGCAGCGGATTTAGTTCGCGTGTGTGATGGATTGAAATGTTGAACTCTCTTATGATAAGCCATTTGTGAGCTATGATAACGATCTTAACGATCACGATGATGATATTTATACCATGCCCTTCGTACCGAACTGTCAACGCGTAAATTCCCGGATATAATAATTCGTTTATTTCGGTTTATGCAGTACAAAAACCGAGGACGTACAGGCTAAAGGTGTTAAACCACCTGACGAGGGCCTGTCGTCCTGGACGAAGTCATTCAACCGCAAGGAGCAATATTTCTACAATTCTGCGCTgcagtcaataaaaaaaaaatattaaacatAGAAGACAACTCAAAACCGATACACACTAGGCAAGTAACGGAGCAAGAGAGAAGACAATGAATGCAAGAAAGCATAGAATGCACAGCATAGAAAGCATGAATGCAAGTAATTTTCAAGCACTAAGACTGGAACACCGCGGTAAGGGTTTAATAAATTCCGTGTCTGGTGGATGAGCTTTTGAAAACCGTAATCTTCACGGGTCTTGTAAACTTCATAATTGTGTCGTTGGAAGTTATAAGCTGAGCTTGAACTGAGGTATTGTTTCCCAAATACATTTATTTAGTGTAACTAGATTTTTAATATGCAAATCTGGTTTCTTCCTGTAACTTTCCTCAATTGTCAGCAAGTACAATACCTGGAAAAAAGGTCGGACATAGATTTACTAAATCGGAGGTTGGCTATAGCATGAACAGCTTTCCTCTGCAAAGTGTACGAGTAGCCGATTATTTCACAAAAGAGACCGACACCACCGTTCACATTCATTGCTATCCTGCGCGATGAGGACGCGTTTCATCCGTCTGCAGCTTACGCCTAATTGATAGCAAGAACAGTTCCAGTTCGGCCTGCATCTTACGGCATCCTTCCGCCAGACACCGGCAGACTTCCTTGAATGACGTAACTCGGCACTTCCCAAGTAAGCCACGCTTTGGACGCCGTGTATATTTGCGAAACTTAGCTCTGCGGCATTTTCACACGCGCACTGCTCGCAGACGCCATTTCACATAGCGTTGAGCGCGTATTGGCCACGCTTGGTGGCTTAACAAGGACCGAGGTGCCGTCGGAAACTCCGCAGCCGGAAAAGGAAAACACGAACCAGGGACgcagaggaagggggggggggggggggggggggacaccgcCGGCGCAAATTACGGGCCACTTACGGAAGAACTCGTCCCTCCGTCGACCTGCGCGCTTTTTCCCTCTTTCGCAGCCATGAACTGCTTTTCTGTCGAGCGAGGCGTGGCTATCTCCTCCGACTTGTCGTGTGCTGAGCGCGCGCTCCACAGCCGCGGCATTGTGTAGGTATAGCCGCTCGTTATGTGACCCGGGCGCCTCCTTTTTTTAGGAGCAGTTGCGCCACCGGCTGGCGTCGTGCGCAACTGTTGGCGTGTTTTCCTGCTGATAGGCTACTTAAGTAACGGCCGTCCATTCCCCGTTACCCGCTTCTCGGGTTGAGCGCTCGTGAATCAGCGACACCGCGTATAGCACGCGATCCAGGCTTAGAACGGTTTCACCGACGCGTAAACACTGGCTTTACGATGCTGTGGCGGAAATTTGGCATGGAACGTTCGAAGCGTTTAAAAGTCAGGAACGGAGTGGGAGGAAGGGAAGGGGGGGAGCAGAGGGGGAACTGTCTCGAGACAGCATTGTCGTGTCATACAGTAATGATAATATGAGGTGTCAGTATCGGTGCACTTGTATTTTAACACTTTTATTAACACAGGTACTGAAGCCACGCCCCTGCCTCCTATGATCCCCCCTTCGCCACACCCCCTTCCCcattcgttattttttttttttagttttgagcTGCATTTCCGGCCTAGCTGCCGATGTTATCTTTCTTTACTCTTAAAGCCTATTTAGGAAGCGAGCTATACTGTGATTACACTATAAGCGACGGCGAAGCCATGAATAGCATCGTCGATTTTGGTACGTGAGAGCCAGGAATTTATGAAACTCTTTTTGGAGGTACGTTGGAGTAACAGTTTCAAAGTTAAAAGTTTTAAAGTTTATTCTAAAATGTATACAAAGCTTACGCGTTCACAGTAGGTTGCTGAAAGAGGTCTCAAAGTTGAGCACTGTAGTTGGACCTCTCggaaactcccccccccccccttttcattTTTTAATATCTCGCATCTTCCTGGAAgtcgcttttttgttgctggtTACAGTGTCTACATAAGAAGGGCGTACTTCGTATGCCGCACAGCGTTCGAATTGCTGCTTACGCGACATTTCTTCTCCATCCAAATGTCGTTATGTCGTCACAAACTGCGGCATACATGGAAATGCACTCACGCTGTCGAACTCCTCATGCACGCTCGGTCACATGCAATAAAACACGTGATATTAACCGCCGCGGAAGCCCGCTGCTTGCGAGACCGGTTTCACGGCTAGTCAAAATAAGCGATATGAGTAATGTGTATACGATCAGAAGGGCATGTAGGTTCGGTGTAGGTTTGTGTGCAGTACGAACTTTGCCGCATGCGACAGGATGCTGTAACATTGAGGCCTAGCGGGGCTGGTTTGCACAGTGCCAGCATCATCACGAAACCTCAGACGGCGTGGCTTATGGGGAAGGTTTAGCCGCAAAGGCCAAGGAGCTTGCTGTTTTAAGCATACATTTTAGTAGGTGCGTATTATTGCTCTACATGTTGCTGTGTAATCTCATCTGCGTGCAGCTTTTCGTTGAATACAAAGTGAAATTTCTGTTTATAGCCTGCCGTATACACTTATCTCACAGAGATAATCGCTGGCACAGAAAGGCTAGGGCGACGTTTTACTTACATTTCCAATGCCACTGATATAGAAATGTCACTGAGCGGTGACCTACACTGCGTTTCATACAGAATGTGCAACGCTTTGCAAGCAACGGAAGTAATGTGCTCGTAAAAATGTTATCACTTTCTCTGCGCTTATCGCTCCGGCTTCGCCTGGTTTTGTGAGAGGGAGGACGAAAACCTGACAGGGCATAAAACGAAACGCGAAATACTCCTCAGAGCGCAGTGCTCAGAGGTTTGCGAAATCAATCTATGTGCTTCGTTGGGACTTGGGCACATCAAACGCGTTCAAGTATGGTGCGGATTTGCTTGGCAGTGTTTTGAGTTCCGTTACCAGAAATTCGGGACGAGTGCTTCTAGTCCCCTTGGGTACCACCGCGTGGTGCATCGCTTTGAACGTTCCAATATAGTCAGTTGacgtcatccgtgacgtaagaaagaaagagaatgactgagtggctgcagaacagaacgtgatTGGCCGTAGGGATTTGAGGCAATGCGTCTCAAATTCCTGGTAATGTTTGTAGAAGATTTTGCTGGCGCTGTTGAGTGAGGACGTATTGTCCAAGACTATAAATGATAGTAGCCCTAACGAAATGCCTGCATGAGGCGGTGAAGGCGGGGCACACACTGGCGGTACATGTAAATAAGTTCAGAAATACGAAT contains:
- the LOC144097079 gene encoding uncharacterized protein LOC144097079 translates to MCSRRVAFTFLCLALVVALVTQEAQASKLKKLAKYGLIGAALAPRIIPIPIPIGHHSHYEHAHYDHHGWHAGLHAPVHHHGGWW